The Palaemon carinicauda isolate YSFRI2023 chromosome 9, ASM3689809v2, whole genome shotgun sequence sequence CCaacattcttttcttccttccaaaTCCTTCCCATCTTGGcaataccaacattcctttcttccttccaaATACTTCACATCTTGGCAATACCAACATTCCTTTCCTCCTTCCTAATCCTTCCCATCTTCGCAATACCAACATTCCTTTCCTCCTTCCTAATCCTTCCCATCTTCGCAATACCAACATTCCTTTCCTCCTTCCTAATCCTTCCCATCTTCGCAATACCAACATTCCTTTCCTCCTTCCTAATCCTTCCCATCTTCGCAATACCAACATTCCTTTCCTCCTTCCTAATCCTTCCCATCTTCGCAATACCAACATTCCTTTCCTCCTTCCTAATCCTTCCCATCTTCGCAATACCAACATTCCGTTCCTCCTTCTATTCTCTTCCCCTCTTGGCAATaccaacatttcttttttttttccttctaaatcATTCCCATCACAAGATGAAAGGCAATAAATAAGAAAAAGtatcacaaaaattatataaatcaaaagacgattttttttccaaatctcaGTGCAATATCAACCGATGAATGCGGTGTAACGGATTTCATAAAGAAAATGGAGGATTCATTCTTTTAACTTTTAACGACACTATTCAGGTGGTAACCGTTATGGGATTCATCCATAATTGTATGTAGGCACTAAATTGCTCCCCAAATTCCATAAACCAATCAATCATTGGTAATAAATAAGGTAATAAAGTTTTATTTCACGGAAGGTCTCAATTTCTCTGTTCGTGGAATTCAACTGAATAAGGAAAGGCAGTATTTGTGACAATTCAATAACaatgtttgtaaaaaaaatgtAGCTTAGAGATTGGCACGCAAAAACAATTTTACTGATCTGAATAAAGAATTATTAAAATTTCACTTCTTATAATAAATAGCATACCCTTTTTGACACTA is a genomic window containing:
- the LOC137646694 gene encoding uncharacterized protein → MLVLRRWEGLGRRKGMLVLRRWEGLGRRKGMLVLRRWEGLGRRKGMLVLRRWEGLGRRKGMLVLRRWEGLGRRKGMLVLRRWEGLGRRKGMLVLPRCEVFGRKKGMLVLPRWEGFGRKKRMLVLRRWEGLGRKKGMLVLRRWEGLGRRKGMLVLPRCEVFGRKKGMLVLPRWEGFGRKKRMLVLRRWEGLGKEERNVGIAKM